A single region of the Nitrosomonas sp. Is79A3 genome encodes:
- a CDS encoding isoprenylcysteine carboxylmethyltransferase family protein, producing the protein MHRLELKIPPVALVLLFALAMWLVARASPGAGIQIPDREWVALVILIAGFALIIVGASAFISAKTTVNPMTPELATSIVSSGIYKLSRNPMYLGLFIMLAAWVIFLGNILSALLLPLFILCMNRFQIIPEENALLEKFGDGYAGYLKSIRRWL; encoded by the coding sequence ATGCATCGTCTCGAACTTAAAATTCCGCCGGTCGCTCTGGTACTCTTATTCGCGCTCGCAATGTGGCTTGTTGCACGAGCGAGTCCGGGGGCGGGTATTCAAATTCCCGATAGAGAATGGGTGGCATTGGTGATTTTGATTGCCGGGTTTGCGTTGATTATCGTCGGCGCTTCTGCATTCATTTCAGCCAAAACAACTGTAAATCCCATGACACCCGAGTTAGCCACATCCATTGTCAGCAGCGGTATATATAAGCTGAGCCGAAATCCCATGTATCTTGGTTTATTTATAATGCTTGCGGCATGGGTGATATTTCTGGGAAACATCCTTTCGGCCTTGCTGTTGCCGTTATTTATTTTGTGTATGAACCGATTCCAGATCATCCCTGAAGAAAATGCTTTGCTGGAGAAATTTGGTGATGGCTATGCCGGATACTTGAAATCGATTCGCCGCTGGCTATGA
- a CDS encoding IS5 family transposase, giving the protein MKQLVLSIPLFIKKPKVTRRQKFLEEMEQVVPWVDWTNRIAPHYPVAGLGRKPFALEAMLRIHMMQQWFGYSDPAMEEALHDVPMLREFAGLDAGEDVMPDETTILKFRHLLEKHHLAQSLFAETTGRLAQQGLLLRQGTIVDATLIAAAPSTKNRQRKRDGEMSSTKKGNNYYFGLKAHIGVDADSGLVHSLEITTAKVADGNMIDALVHGEEAIVLGDRAYTRNDRNLEAQRQPEEPVWGMPFKRKRGEELPAEHAVLNRMLASLRAKVEHPFRIVKRQFGYTKVRYRGLFKNAQQLYLLFALANLYHVRKVWMPTTG; this is encoded by the coding sequence ATGAAACAATTAGTATTGTCGATTCCATTATTTATCAAGAAACCAAAAGTAACTCGCCGGCAAAAGTTTCTCGAAGAAATGGAGCAAGTGGTTCCATGGGTAGACTGGACGAATCGGATCGCGCCGCACTATCCGGTAGCAGGTTTGGGACGCAAGCCATTTGCGTTGGAAGCGATGCTGCGGATTCATATGATGCAGCAATGGTTTGGTTATTCAGATCCGGCAATGGAAGAAGCGTTACATGATGTGCCGATGCTACGTGAATTTGCAGGACTAGATGCGGGAGAAGATGTTATGCCTGATGAGACGACGATCCTCAAGTTTCGCCACCTGCTGGAGAAGCATCACTTGGCACAAAGCCTGTTTGCTGAAACAACTGGGCGGTTAGCGCAACAGGGATTATTGCTGCGTCAGGGCACGATAGTTGACGCCACGCTGATAGCGGCTGCGCCATCGACCAAGAACCGGCAACGCAAACGTGATGGCGAGATGAGTTCGACTAAGAAAGGCAACAACTATTACTTTGGATTAAAAGCACACATAGGCGTAGATGCCGATTCCGGCCTGGTGCATAGCCTGGAAATTACCACGGCCAAAGTGGCCGATGGCAACATGATTGATGCGCTGGTACATGGCGAAGAGGCAATTGTATTGGGTGATCGGGCTTATACTCGTAATGATCGCAATCTGGAAGCGCAACGACAGCCGGAAGAGCCGGTCTGGGGTATGCCATTCAAACGCAAGCGCGGTGAGGAATTGCCAGCAGAACATGCCGTGCTCAATCGTATGCTAGCTTCACTACGCGCAAAGGTTGAACATCCGTTTCGTATTGTCAAAAGACAATTTGGTTATACCAAAGTCCGTTACCGAGGATTGTTCAAGAATGCACAACAGCTTTATCTGTTGTTTGCCTTGGCTAATCTTTACCATGTCCGTAAGGTGTGGATGCCAACCACGGGATAA